A portion of the Calothrix sp. 336/3 genome contains these proteins:
- the ftsH gene encoding ATP-dependent zinc metalloprotease FtsH translates to MKNYETKVKHKNLSSPKRLALTSALAASLVMLPLGETPVFAQKAERNTLSYGELIQKIKKDQVQKVELDETEQVAKVYLKNKKQDESPLQVRLLEQNNELINQLRDNKVDFAEVSSANSRAAVSLLINLMWILPLVALMLLFLRRSANASNQAMSFGKTRARFQMEAKTGVKFDDVAGIEEAKEELQEVVTFLKQPEKFTAVGARIPKGVLLVGPPGTGKTLLAKAIAGEAGVPFFSISGSEFVEMFVGVGASRVRDLFKKAKENAPCLIFIDEIDAVGRQRGAGIGGGNDEREQTLNQLLTEMDGFEGNTGIIIIAATNRPDVLDAALLRPGRFDRQVIVDAPDRKGRLSILQVHARNKKIDPSVSLEVVARRTPGFTGADLANLLNEAAILTARRRKEAVTQLEIDDAIDRLTIGLTLNPLLDSKKKRLIAYHEIGHALLATLLKHSDPLNKVTIIPRSGGIGGFSQQIYNEEMIDSGLYTRAWLQDNITMTLGGKAAEVEVFGEPEVTGGASGDLKAVANLARKMVTMYGMTDLGLVALEGQGSDVFLGRDWMNRSEYSEEMAVKIDRKVREIAINSYEEARRIIRENRSLVDRLVDLLIEQETIEGEQFREIVSEYTQLPEKQLAASS, encoded by the coding sequence ATGAAAAATTATGAAACAAAAGTAAAGCACAAAAATTTATCCTCGCCGAAGCGTCTAGCCTTGACTAGTGCTTTAGCTGCGAGTTTAGTTATGCTGCCATTGGGGGAAACTCCAGTATTTGCTCAGAAAGCAGAGCGCAATACCCTCAGTTATGGTGAGCTAATTCAAAAAATCAAAAAAGACCAAGTCCAAAAGGTGGAATTAGATGAAACAGAGCAGGTAGCTAAGGTTTATCTCAAGAATAAGAAGCAAGATGAATCACCTCTGCAAGTCAGGTTGCTGGAGCAGAACAACGAGTTAATCAATCAGCTCAGAGACAATAAGGTGGACTTTGCGGAGGTTTCCTCAGCTAATAGCAGAGCAGCAGTGAGCTTGCTAATTAACTTGATGTGGATTCTGCCCTTAGTCGCTTTGATGTTACTATTCTTGCGCCGTTCCGCCAATGCTTCTAACCAAGCGATGAGCTTTGGTAAAACCAGAGCGCGTTTTCAAATGGAAGCGAAAACTGGGGTGAAGTTTGATGACGTGGCTGGAATTGAGGAAGCGAAGGAAGAACTACAAGAGGTAGTGACTTTCTTGAAACAGCCAGAGAAATTTACCGCCGTGGGTGCGAGAATTCCCAAGGGTGTATTACTGGTGGGACCTCCTGGAACTGGTAAAACCTTACTTGCGAAGGCGATCGCCGGGGAAGCAGGTGTTCCATTTTTCAGCATCTCTGGTTCCGAGTTTGTAGAAATGTTTGTGGGTGTGGGTGCTTCCCGTGTCCGTGACTTGTTTAAGAAAGCTAAGGAAAATGCCCCCTGTTTAATCTTCATCGATGAAATTGACGCTGTTGGTAGACAACGGGGTGCGGGAATTGGTGGTGGTAATGATGAGCGGGAACAAACCCTCAACCAATTACTTACGGAGATGGATGGTTTTGAAGGTAACACCGGAATTATTATTATTGCTGCCACTAACCGCCCAGATGTCCTAGATGCAGCCCTTCTACGCCCCGGTCGTTTCGACAGACAGGTAATAGTTGATGCACCCGACCGCAAGGGACGATTATCAATTCTCCAAGTCCATGCTCGCAACAAAAAAATCGACCCCAGCGTTTCCCTGGAAGTCGTTGCCCGTCGGACTCCTGGTTTTACTGGTGCAGACTTAGCCAATTTATTAAATGAGGCAGCTATCTTAACCGCACGTCGTCGCAAAGAGGCAGTCACTCAATTAGAAATTGATGATGCTATCGATCGCCTAACTATTGGTTTAACTCTCAATCCTTTACTGGATAGTAAGAAGAAGCGTCTAATTGCCTACCATGAAATTGGACACGCACTGCTGGCAACCTTACTAAAGCATTCCGATCCTTTAAATAAAGTGACTATCATTCCCCGCTCCGGTGGTATTGGTGGGTTCTCCCAGCAAATTTACAATGAGGAAATGATTGATAGTGGTCTTTATACCCGTGCTTGGTTACAGGATAATATCACCATGACCTTAGGCGGGAAAGCTGCCGAAGTGGAAGTGTTTGGAGAACCGGAAGTCACAGGTGGTGCGAGCGGTGACTTAAAAGCTGTAGCGAATCTGGCTCGCAAAATGGTGACAATGTATGGAATGACTGACCTGGGTTTAGTTGCTTTGGAAGGGCAGGGTAGTGATGTCTTTTTAGGTAGAGATTGGATGAATCGCTCGGAATATTCAGAAGAAATGGCTGTAAAAATTGACCGCAAAGTCCGGGAAATTGCCATTAATTCCTACGAAGAAGCAAGACGCATTATCCGCGAGAATCGCTCTCTAGTTGATCGCTTGGTTGATTTACTCATCGAGCAGGAAACTATAGAAGGGGAGCAATTCCGAGAAATCGTCTCTGAGTATACCCAACTCCCAGAAAAGCAGTTAGCTGCGTCAAGTTAG
- a CDS encoding NADPH-dependent FMN reductase, producing the protein MVKIVGIAGSLRTGSYSQMALELAAQRVRALGAEVEILDLRQMQLPFCDGGDSYPDYPDVKRLQDTVSAADGLILATPEYHGSISGVLKNTLDLMSFEQLSGKVAGMISILGGQSNSNALNDLRVILRWTHTWSILEQVAIGQAWKAFSPEGKLVDEKLSQRFDQFAQSLVDNTQKLRGVN; encoded by the coding sequence ATGGTGAAAATAGTAGGTATTGCGGGTAGTTTAAGGACAGGTTCCTATAGCCAGATGGCTTTAGAGTTAGCCGCACAAAGAGTCAGAGCATTGGGTGCAGAGGTAGAAATTTTAGATTTAAGACAAATGCAGCTACCTTTTTGTGATGGGGGAGATAGTTATCCTGATTACCCTGATGTGAAACGGTTGCAAGATACGGTGAGTGCTGCTGATGGACTGATTTTAGCAACACCAGAGTACCACGGTAGTATCAGTGGTGTGTTGAAAAATACCTTAGATTTGATGAGTTTTGAGCAACTGTCAGGTAAAGTTGCAGGAATGATTAGCATTTTGGGTGGGCAATCCAACAGTAACGCTTTGAACGATCTCCGGGTGATTCTCAGATGGACTCACACCTGGAGTATCCTAGAGCAGGTAGCAATTGGGCAAGCTTGGAAAGCTTTTAGTCCAGAGGGTAAGTTAGTAGATGAGAAGCTATCTCAAAGATTTGACCAATTTGCCCAAAGTTTAGTGGATAACACTCAAAAGCTGCGGGGTGTTAATTGA
- a CDS encoding cobalamin-binding protein: MKDEEVRIVSLIPSATEILAILGLTDAIVGRSHECDYPAEIHNRPICTQARLNTNASSGEINQQLNKFIQSALSIYQVKTDVLEELQPTHILTQDQCDVCAVSFGEVEKAVATLTKSSPKIISLQPNLLQDVWADIEKIANIFGVDSLQVLENLEARVQIIARRTKGLRETEKLPTVACIEWIEPLMAAANWIPELVTQAGGQPLFTMTGQPSPNLSWETLVASNPDVVIFMPCGFDLQRTRQETELITHLPEWKNLHATQTGRVYITDGNAYFNRPGPRLADSIEILAEILHPEIFAYGYKQKAWEIL, encoded by the coding sequence ATGAAAGATGAAGAGGTGAGAATTGTTTCCTTGATTCCCAGTGCGACGGAAATTTTAGCAATTTTGGGTTTGACTGATGCGATTGTTGGGCGATCGCATGAATGTGATTATCCAGCAGAAATTCATAACCGTCCAATTTGCACCCAAGCACGTTTAAATACGAATGCTAGTAGTGGTGAAATTAATCAGCAGTTAAATAAATTTATCCAATCTGCTTTAAGTATTTATCAAGTCAAAACAGATGTTTTAGAGGAATTACAACCTACCCATATTTTGACCCAAGACCAATGTGATGTTTGTGCTGTCAGTTTTGGTGAGGTCGAAAAAGCTGTTGCTACCCTGACAAAATCATCGCCAAAAATCATTTCCTTACAACCTAATTTGTTGCAAGATGTGTGGGCAGATATTGAGAAGATTGCCAATATTTTTGGTGTAGACTCACTGCAAGTATTAGAAAATTTAGAAGCACGAGTACAAATTATTGCTCGGAGAACCAAAGGCTTAAGGGAGACGGAAAAATTACCTACCGTTGCCTGCATTGAGTGGATAGAACCTCTAATGGCTGCTGCAAACTGGATTCCAGAATTAGTAACTCAAGCCGGAGGACAGCCACTATTTACGATGACAGGTCAACCATCCCCTAACCTCTCCTGGGAAACACTGGTAGCAAGTAATCCAGATGTAGTAATTTTTATGCCCTGCGGGTTTGATTTACAGCGTACTCGTCAAGAAACAGAATTAATCACCCATCTTCCAGAGTGGAAAAATTTACACGCAACTCAAACAGGTAGGGTTTATATTACCGATGGTAACGCTTACTTTAATCGTCCTGGACCACGATTAGCTGATTCCATAGAGATTTTGGCAGAAATTCTCCATCCAGAAATTTTTGCCTATGGTTATAAGCAGAAAGCTTGGGAAATTCTGTAA
- a CDS encoding TIGR04282 family arsenosugar biosynthesis glycosyltransferase: protein MLYSEKIFPKHLVIFTRYPEPGKTKTRMISALGAEGAAALQREMTEYTLSQGRELRKSGDVSLEIRFVGGNQELMQTWLGDDLLYSPQGEGDLGEKMWRSLWQSFHHGATQVIIIGTDCPELDSSLLHTAFSQQNPEWDLLLGAALDGGYYLIGLHKPIPELFINIDWGTSQVLAQTVAIAKQQNLQIHYLPTLRDIDRPEDLAIWRKQRNFHR from the coding sequence GTGCTGTATTCAGAAAAGATTTTTCCAAAACACTTAGTTATTTTTACCCGTTATCCGGAACCAGGAAAAACCAAAACTCGGATGATATCAGCTCTGGGAGCAGAGGGAGCAGCAGCTTTGCAACGGGAAATGACGGAATATACCCTATCCCAGGGGAGAGAACTACGTAAATCTGGAGATGTATCTTTAGAAATCAGGTTTGTAGGTGGAAATCAGGAATTAATGCAAACTTGGTTAGGGGATGATTTGCTTTACTCTCCCCAAGGTGAGGGGGATTTGGGGGAGAAAATGTGGCGATCGCTCTGGCAAAGTTTTCACCATGGAGCCACACAAGTCATTATCATTGGTACCGATTGTCCAGAATTAGATAGTTCTCTACTCCACACAGCCTTTAGCCAACAGAATCCAGAATGGGACTTACTTCTAGGTGCAGCACTGGATGGAGGTTATTACTTAATTGGTTTACACAAACCCATACCAGAATTATTTATTAACATAGACTGGGGAACTTCCCAAGTGCTAGCTCAAACTGTGGCGATCGCCAAACAGCAAAATCTGCAAATTCACTATTTACCCACCCTCAGAGATATTGATCGTCCGGAAGATTTAGCAATCTGGAGAAAACAGAGAAACTTTCACCGATAA
- a CDS encoding HpsJ family protein, with product MNNRFAASSASRTFKVVGTVLLLSFVLDLVILLIDFKPTDKASQIALASNLVERGIVPMVGLALMFAGYWVDTTDDSRSSGIDLRFPALILSSILGLMFFVIAPIHTTNVIAQKNQNLEQIRKDAEQAETALTNQVNQVKAQLNSNEQVKAELEKQKTQVKTQFSELLKDEERYKQALSNPNLPQTQKDLLKKFKANPQELDKYIAQQSDPEQLANQRLSQIRTRKEELEKQAESSLRPGMRIALSSWLLSIGYVIIGWSGLKNMGALKGSIKKATAR from the coding sequence ATGAATAATCGTTTTGCTGCCAGTAGTGCTAGTCGCACCTTTAAAGTGGTAGGAACAGTTCTCCTACTATCCTTTGTCCTTGACTTGGTAATTTTGTTAATTGATTTCAAACCCACAGATAAAGCATCACAAATTGCCCTTGCTTCTAACCTTGTAGAGCGGGGAATTGTTCCTATGGTGGGTTTAGCATTAATGTTTGCTGGTTATTGGGTAGATACCACCGATGATAGTCGTTCATCAGGTATTGATTTACGTTTTCCTGCCTTGATTCTATCCAGCATTTTAGGGTTGATGTTTTTCGTCATCGCTCCCATTCATACAACGAATGTGATTGCTCAGAAAAACCAGAATTTAGAACAAATTCGCAAAGACGCGGAGCAAGCAGAAACTGCACTCACGAACCAAGTGAATCAAGTCAAAGCTCAATTGAACAGTAATGAGCAAGTCAAAGCAGAGTTAGAAAAGCAAAAAACCCAAGTCAAAACACAATTTTCCGAATTGTTGAAGGATGAAGAACGTTACAAACAAGCCTTAAGCAATCCTAACTTGCCACAAACACAAAAAGATTTACTCAAGAAATTTAAAGCTAATCCCCAAGAATTAGATAAATACATAGCTCAACAAAGTGACCCCGAACAGTTAGCCAATCAACGTTTAAGCCAAATTCGTACCCGCAAAGAGGAGCTAGAAAAACAAGCTGAAAGTAGCTTAAGACCTGGAATGCGAATTGCTTTAAGTAGTTGGTTGTTGTCCATTGGTTACGTTATTATTGGTTGGAGCGGATTAAAGAATATGGGTGCTCTCAAAGGTAGTATCAAGAAAGCTACTGCTAGATAA
- a CDS encoding glycosyltransferase family 2 protein: MFSIYILTYNEELDIAPCIESAMLSDDIIVVDSCSSDRTVEIASRYPVRVVQHPFETHGKQRTWMLENIQPKYDWVYILEADERMTPELFAECEQAKENPDYIGYYVAERVIFLNTWIRRSTQYPRYQMRLFRHGKVWFTDYGHTEREVCQGATSFLLQTYPHYTCSKGLSRWIEKHNRYSTDEAKETLHQLERGSVSWRDLLLGRSEVERRRALKDLSLRLPARPLLRFFYMYFILGGCLDGRAGLAWCTLQAFYEYLILLKAWEMKYLPTPSIEEKLPDILKSPASTVNS; encoded by the coding sequence ATGTTTTCTATTTATATATTGACCTATAACGAAGAATTAGATATTGCCCCTTGTATTGAGTCGGCAATGTTAAGTGATGACATTATTGTGGTGGATTCTTGTAGTAGCGATCGCACTGTGGAAATTGCTAGTCGCTACCCTGTGCGCGTTGTGCAGCATCCCTTTGAAACCCATGGCAAGCAACGTACATGGATGTTAGAAAATATACAACCTAAGTATGATTGGGTGTATATTCTGGAAGCCGATGAAAGAATGACCCCAGAATTATTTGCTGAATGTGAACAGGCAAAGGAAAATCCAGATTACATTGGTTACTACGTCGCCGAACGGGTGATTTTCCTCAATACCTGGATTCGTCGTAGCACCCAATACCCTCGCTACCAGATGCGTCTTTTCCGTCATGGGAAAGTTTGGTTTACAGACTACGGTCATACAGAGCGGGAAGTTTGCCAAGGGGCAACCAGTTTTTTACTGCAAACCTATCCCCATTACACCTGTAGCAAGGGTTTGAGTCGTTGGATTGAAAAACATAACCGTTATTCCACGGATGAAGCCAAGGAAACTCTGCATCAATTAGAACGTGGCTCCGTGAGTTGGCGAGATTTATTATTAGGTCGTTCGGAAGTGGAGCGCCGCCGCGCCCTGAAGGATTTATCCCTTCGCCTACCAGCTCGACCTTTGTTACGCTTTTTCTATATGTATTTTATTTTAGGTGGTTGTTTAGATGGGCGGGCGGGTTTAGCCTGGTGTACTCTCCAAGCTTTTTATGAATACTTAATTCTACTGAAGGCGTGGGAAATGAAGTATTTACCGACACCATCTATTGAAGAAAAATTGCCAGATATCCTCAAGAGTCCAGCATCAACAGTTAACAGTTAA
- the ispD gene encoding 2-C-methyl-D-erythritol 4-phosphate cytidylyltransferase gives MHLLIPAAGMGKRMGSDRNKLLLTLRSQTIIHWTLAAAIASEEITWIGIIAQPADLPDLQRIIEAAQPSKPIQFIQGGSTRQESVYNGLQALPEDAQQVLIHDGARCLATPSLLDRCAIAIRHCPGLIAAIPVKDTIKVVDDNKIIQSTPDRSQLWAAQTPQGFNVQLLKECHDMGVRQGWEVTDDAALFEKCGYSVRIVEGEETNLKVTTPQDLAIAEFILATRFGA, from the coding sequence GTGCATTTACTAATTCCAGCTGCGGGAATGGGCAAACGAATGGGCAGTGATCGCAACAAATTGCTCTTGACATTGCGATCGCAGACAATTATTCATTGGACTTTAGCAGCAGCGATCGCCTCCGAGGAAATCACCTGGATTGGTATCATTGCCCAACCTGCCGATTTGCCAGACTTACAAAGAATCATAGAGGCAGCACAACCTTCCAAACCCATACAATTCATCCAAGGAGGTTCCACACGCCAGGAATCTGTCTACAATGGCTTACAAGCCTTACCTGAGGATGCCCAGCAGGTTTTAATCCATGATGGAGCCAGATGTCTCGCCACACCCAGCTTACTGGATAGATGCGCGATCGCTATCCGTCACTGCCCCGGTTTAATTGCTGCCATCCCGGTAAAGGACACAATCAAAGTCGTAGACGACAACAAAATTATCCAAAGCACCCCAGACCGAAGTCAACTCTGGGCAGCACAAACACCCCAAGGATTTAATGTCCAACTCCTCAAAGAATGCCACGATATGGGAGTTCGCCAAGGTTGGGAAGTCACCGATGATGCGGCTCTATTTGAGAAATGTGGCTATAGTGTACGCATCGTTGAAGGAGAAGAAACGAATTTGAAAGTCACAACTCCCCAAGATTTGGCGATCGCCGAGTTCATTCTGGCAACAAGATTCGGAGCATAA
- the scpB gene encoding SMC-Scp complex subunit ScpB: MNAATKIEAILYLKGKPLSISEIAEYAACDRATAEEGIIELIDEYAHRESALEVIETPNGYSLQLRSDFQDLVQTLIPVELGLGALRTLAAIALNNPILQSDLINLRGSGAYQHVQELVEQGFVKKRRNQDSRSYALQITPKFHQYFQVEQLPQLLTANIEPQQLELTLAVGE; encoded by the coding sequence ATGAATGCAGCGACAAAGATAGAAGCCATTCTCTATTTAAAGGGTAAACCCTTGTCAATTAGTGAAATAGCAGAGTATGCCGCCTGCGATCGCGCCACGGCAGAAGAGGGAATTATCGAGCTAATTGATGAATATGCCCACCGAGAGAGTGCCTTGGAAGTCATTGAAACACCAAACGGGTATAGTTTACAACTACGTTCTGACTTTCAGGACTTAGTCCAAACTTTAATCCCCGTAGAGTTGGGTTTAGGAGCATTACGAACCTTAGCCGCGATCGCTCTCAACAACCCCATATTACAAAGTGACTTAATTAACCTCCGAGGTTCAGGAGCATATCAGCACGTTCAAGAATTAGTGGAACAGGGTTTTGTTAAAAAACGCCGCAATCAAGATTCCCGCTCCTATGCTCTACAAATTACCCCGAAATTTCATCAATATTTTCAAGTTGAACAACTACCCCAACTACTCACAGCGAATATTGAACCCCAACAATTAGAATTGACCCTCGCAGTCGGAGAATAG
- a CDS encoding DUF760 domain-containing protein, which yields MVFDPNFLNDNFEEHPHQHLSDNFEEQSNQLLKYLQHQSPEVLAIVAQSVSPEIKQIISQNVQGLVGMLPTENFNVQITTDRDNLAGLLASAMMTGYFLRQMEQRMHLDISVNGQ from the coding sequence ATGGTGTTTGATCCTAACTTTCTGAATGACAACTTTGAGGAACACCCCCATCAGCATCTGAGTGACAACTTTGAGGAACAGTCTAACCAGTTACTCAAATACTTGCAGCATCAGTCTCCTGAGGTTTTAGCTATTGTCGCCCAGTCTGTCAGTCCGGAAATCAAGCAAATCATCTCTCAAAACGTCCAAGGACTGGTAGGGATGCTGCCTACAGAAAATTTCAACGTCCAAATTACCACAGACCGAGATAACCTTGCAGGTCTCCTCGCTTCCGCCATGATGACGGGGTATTTCCTCAGGCAAATGGAACAAAGAATGCATTTGGACATCTCGGTTAATGGTCAATAG
- a CDS encoding HhoA/HhoB/HtrA family serine endopeptidase: MNLPWKQLAVYFSLVLVGGGIGGSAVLLGSPYLLTRSRSFQELRNVTVTSPTETVFSHPIRGSIEVAGNDKVNFVAAAVQRTGPAVVRINATRKVANPISDALKNPLLRRFFGDDEQQIPQERIERGTGSGFILSEDGRLLTNAHVVANTDTVQVTLKDGRSFEGKVIGIDTMTDVAVVKIPAIKLPTVKLGNSQNLIPGQWAIAIGNPLGLDNTVTLGIISATDRTSAQVGVPDKRVSFIQTDAPINPGNSGGPLLNSNGEVIGVNTAIRADAQGLGFAIPIETAARIATELFTKGKVEHPFIGIEMVDLSPSKKQQINQENRLNITQNAGVAIKGVLEKSPAEKGGLRPGDVIQKVNGKAVKTAAQVQKLVESSSVGDILHMEINREGQIISLQVQSGSYPQK, from the coding sequence ATGAACTTACCCTGGAAACAACTAGCCGTGTATTTCTCCTTAGTATTAGTAGGTGGTGGAATCGGTGGGAGCGCGGTGTTGTTAGGCAGTCCTTATCTTTTAACGCGAAGTCGCTCCTTTCAAGAATTGAGAAACGTGACAGTCACCTCACCTACGGAGACAGTCTTTTCCCACCCAATACGCGGCAGTATTGAAGTAGCGGGGAATGATAAAGTTAATTTTGTGGCGGCGGCTGTCCAACGAACAGGACCGGCGGTGGTCAGAATTAATGCAACACGCAAAGTGGCAAATCCCATTTCTGATGCTTTAAAAAATCCCTTGCTCAGGCGTTTTTTTGGGGATGATGAGCAGCAAATACCCCAGGAAAGAATTGAAAGGGGGACGGGTTCGGGATTTATTTTAAGTGAAGATGGTCGGTTGCTAACTAATGCTCATGTTGTGGCGAATACAGATACTGTACAGGTGACTTTGAAAGACGGTCGTTCTTTTGAAGGTAAGGTTATAGGTATTGATACGATGACTGATGTGGCTGTGGTCAAAATTCCTGCCATTAAGTTACCTACGGTGAAACTAGGCAATTCCCAAAATCTTATTCCTGGACAATGGGCGATCGCGATTGGTAATCCCTTGGGATTAGATAATACAGTCACCCTCGGTATTATTAGCGCCACAGACCGTACAAGCGCTCAGGTGGGAGTCCCCGACAAGCGTGTCAGTTTTATTCAAACGGATGCTCCGATTAACCCTGGTAACTCCGGTGGACCCCTGCTTAACTCCAACGGAGAGGTTATTGGTGTGAATACTGCAATTCGTGCTGATGCTCAAGGACTAGGTTTTGCTATTCCCATTGAAACTGCGGCGCGGATTGCCACGGAATTATTTACTAAAGGTAAGGTTGAACATCCGTTTATTGGTATCGAAATGGTAGACCTATCACCTAGTAAAAAACAGCAAATTAACCAGGAAAATAGACTTAATATCACCCAAAATGCGGGTGTCGCCATTAAAGGGGTGTTAGAAAAGTCACCAGCCGAAAAGGGGGGACTGCGTCCAGGAGATGTGATTCAAAAGGTGAATGGGAAAGCTGTAAAAACAGCCGCACAAGTTCAGAAGCTAGTGGAATCTAGCTCAGTGGGTGACATTCTACACATGGAAATCAACAGAGAAGGGCAAATTATTTCTTTGCAAGTCCAGTCTGGATCTTATCCACAAAAGTAG